One Sediminispirochaeta bajacaliforniensis DSM 16054 genomic window, ATGAAATGGGGATGGAAGCCGCAAGACTCTTATGCAGATTGCTGGATGGCGAAGAACCAGTCGAAATGTATCGTCGCTATTCTCCTACATTGATTGTCCGAAAAAGCACTGCTCCGTATGCATCTTAGAAAAGCAAGTGAAGCATCTACACTTAGCTTCCTTTTTCAATAGAGTAAGATTATCGCAAGACGGTTTCGATTTGATGGATGGACGTAACCGTATCAAGGTCCGTGCCCTTATGCCTGCCGCTTTCATCCACCAGAAGCACATGACCGCCCATTTCACGAAACGCATAGAGGTATCGCGGCATATCGTCGACAAAAAGGACCTCTTCGGGGCGGCATCTTATCATATCAAGGGCCCTCTTGTATGCTCCCCAATCGGGTTTCCCAAGCATGCTGTTGGAGCGGAGATCGAAGATGTGTTCCATCAGATGGCGAATCTCAAGGAATTCGGATACCCTGACGGCATGCTCCATTGGGCTGTTGGTGAGAATCGATGTACGCTGAGGGATTCGTTTGATCAACTCGACCAAGGCTGGATCTTTTTTCAGATAGCGTCCGACATCCTTTGGATGGATTGCTTCGAAGTAGGAATCGGGATTCTCAAGCCCCTCCTCTTTTTGAAGCCATTCGAGGGTCGTCCCGTATTCCTGTCGCTTTACTTTTCTGACAGCCTCTGCCTCCTCAACGGAAAGCTTGAGATAATCGGATACGAAAGAGAGAATGTTCTCTTTAAAGGCGAGGGCAAGGCCGCTTGACGACGGGTAGAGGGTATCGTCGAGATCGAAAAGGATATAGGATATCTGCATAGTCAGATTAGAGCATGTTATGAAAAAAGAGACAAGGAGTGTGCATGTTTCGCGTAGTAGTTACCGATGATCGATTCGCCGGAGATTATGCCCCTGAACTTGGCGTGTTGGAAGCCTGTGATGCAGAGCTTGTTGCCGGATACGAGCTTGGTACGGAAAAGTTACGGGCAGTGTGTGCCGACGCCGATGCAATTCTGGTCAATCAGATGGTTCTTGATGCCGATTTCATCGGCGGCCTTCGTCGATGTCGTGTCATCAGCCGGTACGGAACCGGATACGAGAAGGTGGATGTACAGGCCGCTACCGAAAAAGGAATCTGGGTGGCTCGGGTTCCCGACTACTGTTATGATGAGGTGGCCGAACACGCTCTTGCCTTGCTTTTAG contains:
- a CDS encoding HAD-IA family hydrolase — translated: MQISYILFDLDDTLYPSSSGLALAFKENILSFVSDYLKLSVEEAEAVRKVKRQEYGTTLEWLQKEEGLENPDSYFEAIHPKDVGRYLKKDPALVELIKRIPQRTSILTNSPMEHAVRVSEFLEIRHLMEHIFDLRSNSMLGKPDWGAYKRALDMIRCRPEEVLFVDDMPRYLYAFREMGGHVLLVDESGRHKGTDLDTVTSIHQIETVLR